One segment of Anastrepha obliqua isolate idAnaObli1 chromosome 3, idAnaObli1_1.0, whole genome shotgun sequence DNA contains the following:
- the LOC129242876 gene encoding probable insulin-like peptide 5 produces the protein MSLSLLKICVLLLVLFLSLEQITSQRKVCGTALDMVLDTICENGFNTKFKKSLEWGHHGSNELEDELPFRFSSFPFLGKFHGDEVDTLAKTRRRREGIYDECCRKSCTYSELFSYCK, from the exons ATGTCTCTGAGTTTGTTGAAAATCTGCGTGTTgctattggttttatttttaagtttggagcAAATCACTAGCCAACGAAAGGTGTGCGGTACAGCGTTGGATATGGTCCTGGACACCATTTGCGAAAACGGTTTCaatacaaaattcaagaaatctT TGGAATGGGGTCATCATGGCAGCAATGAACTGGAAGATGAGTTGCCCTTCCGCTTCTCGTCTTTTCCTTTCCTAGGTAAGTTTCATGGTGATGAAGTTGACACATTGGCTAAGACCCGTCGTCGTCGTGAGGGAATATACGATGAATGTTGCCGCAAGTCTTGTACCTACAGCGAGTTATTCTCATACTGCAAATAA